The Helicobacter pylori genome includes a window with the following:
- a CDS encoding fumarate reductase flavoprotein subunit translates to MKITYCDALIIGGGLAGLRASIACKQKGLNTIVLSLVPVRRSHSAAAQGGMQASLANAKKSEGDNEDLHFLDTVKGSDWGCDQQVARMFVTTAPKAIRELASWGVPWTRIKKGDRPAVVNGEHVTITERDDRHGYILSRDFGGTKKWRTCFTADATGHTMLYAVANEALHHKVDIQDRKDMLAFIHHDNKCYGAVVRDLITGEISAYVSKGTLLATGGYGRVYKHTTNAVICDGAGAASALETGVAKLGNMEAVQFHPTALVPSGILMTEGCRGDGGVLRDKFGRRFMPAYEPEKKELASRDVVSRRILEHIQKGYGAKSPYGDHVWLDIAILGRNHVEKNLRDVRDIAMTFAGIDPADSEEQTKDNMQGMPANEPEYGQAMAKQKGWIPIKPMQHYSMGGVRTNPKGETHLKGLFCAGEAACWDLHGFNRLGGNSVSEAVVAGMIIGDYFASHCLEAQIEINTQKVEAFIKESQDYMHFLLHNEGKEDVYEIRERMKEVMDEKVGVFREGKKLEEALEELQELYARSKNICVKNKVLHNNPELEDAYRTKKMLKLALCITQGALLRTESRGAHTRIDYPKRDDEKWLNRTLASWPSAEQDMPTIEYEELDVMKMEISPDFRGYGKKGNFIPHPKKEERDAEILKTILELEKLGKDRVEVQHALMPFELQEKYKARNMRLEDEEVRARGEHLYSFNVHELLDQHNANLKGEHHE, encoded by the coding sequence ATGAAAATAACATATTGTGATGCGCTAATTATTGGAGGCGGACTGGCCGGGTTAAGGGCTAGTATCGCATGCAAACAAAAGGGTTTAAACACCATCGTTTTAAGCCTAGTGCCTGTCAGGCGTTCGCACTCTGCAGCCGCTCAAGGGGGCATGCAAGCGAGCCTTGCGAACGCTAAAAAAAGCGAAGGCGATAATGAAGATTTGCACTTTTTAGACACGGTTAAGGGGAGCGATTGGGGGTGCGATCAGCAAGTGGCTAGAATGTTTGTAACCACTGCTCCTAAAGCCATTAGGGAATTGGCCAGTTGGGGGGTGCCTTGGACTAGGATTAAAAAGGGCGATAGGCCTGCGGTCGTCAATGGTGAGCATGTTACGATTACCGAAAGAGACGACAGGCATGGTTATATCTTAAGCCGTGATTTTGGCGGCACTAAAAAATGGCGCACATGTTTTACGGCTGATGCTACAGGGCATACCATGCTTTATGCGGTCGCTAATGAAGCCTTACACCACAAAGTGGATATTCAAGACAGAAAGGACATGCTCGCTTTCATTCATCATGACAATAAATGCTACGGAGCGGTGGTAAGGGATTTGATCACAGGCGAAATTTCAGCGTATGTTTCTAAAGGCACGCTTTTAGCTACCGGAGGTTATGGGCGCGTGTATAAACACACCACTAACGCTGTGATTTGCGATGGAGCCGGGGCTGCAAGCGCCTTAGAAACCGGCGTGGCTAAATTAGGCAACATGGAAGCGGTGCAATTCCACCCTACCGCTTTAGTGCCAAGCGGGATTTTAATGACTGAAGGTTGTAGGGGCGATGGCGGCGTTTTAAGAGACAAGTTTGGCAGACGATTCATGCCCGCTTATGAGCCGGAGAAAAAAGAGCTTGCGAGTAGGGATGTGGTCTCAAGGCGGATTTTAGAGCATATCCAAAAAGGCTATGGAGCCAAATCGCCTTATGGGGATCATGTGTGGTTGGATATTGCTATTTTAGGGCGTAACCATGTGGAAAAAAACTTAAGAGATGTGCGCGATATTGCCATGACTTTTGCGGGCATTGATCCGGCTGATAGCGAAGAGCAAACCAAAGACAACATGCAAGGAATGCCCGCAAATGAGCCTGAATACGGGCAAGCGATGGCTAAGCAAAAAGGCTGGATCCCCATAAAGCCCATGCAACACTATTCTATGGGGGGGGTTAGGACAAACCCTAAAGGCGAAACCCATTTAAAAGGCTTGTTTTGCGCAGGTGAAGCGGCATGTTGGGATTTGCATGGGTTTAACCGCTTGGGGGGAAATTCTGTGAGTGAAGCGGTGGTCGCTGGCATGATCATAGGGGATTATTTCGCGTCGCATTGTTTGGAAGCGCAAATTGAAATCAACACGCAAAAGGTTGAAGCTTTCATTAAAGAAAGCCAGGATTACATGCACTTTTTATTGCATAATGAAGGCAAGGAAGACGTGTATGAAATTAGAGAGCGCATGAAAGAAGTCATGGATGAAAAAGTGGGCGTTTTTAGGGAAGGCAAAAAATTAGAAGAAGCCCTTGAAGAATTGCAAGAACTTTATGCACGCTCCAAAAACATTTGCGTGAAAAACAAGGTTTTGCACAATAACCCTGAATTAGAAGACGCTTACCGCACCAAAAAAATGCTCAAACTCGCGCTTTGCATCACCCAAGGAGCGTTACTGCGCACTGAAAGCAGAGGGGCTCACACAAGGATTGATTACCCTAAAAGAGACGATGAAAAATGGCTTAATCGGACTTTAGCGAGCTGGCCTAGTGCTGAGCAAGACATGCCCACGATTGAATACGAAGAATTAGATGTGATGAAAATGGAAATCAGCCCTGATTTTAGGGGCTATGGCAAAAAGGGCAATTTCATTCCCCACCCCAAAAAAGAAGAGCGCGACGCTGAGATTTTGAAAACGATTTTAGAATTAGAAAAGCTTGGGAAAGACAGGGTAGAAGTCCAACACGCGCTCATGCCTTTTGAATTGCAAGAAAAATACAAGGCTAGGAATATGCGTTTAGAAGATGAGGAAGTCAGGGCTAGGGGGGAACATTTGTATTCTTTCAATGTCCATGAGTTATTAGACCAACACAACGCTAATTTAAAAGGAGAACACCATGAGTGA
- a CDS encoding fumarate reductase cytochrome b subunit translates to MQQEEIIEGYYGASKGLKKSGIYAKLDFLQSATGLILALFMIAHMFLVSSILISDEAMYKVAKFFEGSLFLKAGEPAIVSVVAAGIILILVVHAFLALRKFPINYRQYKVFKTHKHLMKHGDTSLWFIQALTGFAMFFLASIHLFVMLTEPESIGPHGSSYRFVTQNFWLLYIFLLFAVELHGSIGLYRLAIKWGWFKNVSIQGLRKVKWVMSVFFIVLGLCTYGAYIKKGLENKDNGIKTMQEAIEADGKFHKE, encoded by the coding sequence ATGCAACAAGAAGAGATTATAGAGGGTTATTATGGCGCTAGCAAAGGGCTTAAAAAGAGCGGTATTTATGCTAAGCTAGATTTTTTACAGAGTGCTACGGGCTTGATTTTAGCGCTCTTTATGATAGCACACATGTTTTTGGTCTCAAGTATCTTGATTAGCGATGAAGCCATGTATAAAGTGGCGAAATTTTTTGAAGGGAGCTTGTTTTTAAAAGCAGGCGAGCCGGCTATTGTGAGCGTGGTTGCAGCAGGGATTATTCTTATTTTAGTCGTGCATGCTTTTTTGGCGTTAAGGAAATTCCCTATCAATTACAGGCAATACAAAGTTTTTAAAACCCACAAGCATTTGATGAAGCATGGCGATACAAGCTTGTGGTTTATTCAAGCCTTAACCGGGTTTGCAATGTTTTTCTTAGCGAGTATCCACTTGTTTGTCATGCTCACAGAGCCTGAAAGTATCGGGCCTCATGGTTCAAGCTATCGTTTTGTAACGCAAAACTTTTGGCTTTTGTATATTTTCTTATTGTTTGCCGTAGAATTGCATGGCTCTATTGGGTTGTATCGCTTAGCGATTAAATGGGGGTGGTTTAAGAATGTGAGCATTCAAGGCTTGAGAAAAGTCAAATGGGTGATGAGCGTGTTTTTTATTGTTTTAGGGCTTTGCACCTATGGGGCTTACATTAAAAAAGGTTTAGAAAATAAGGACAATGGCATTAAAACCATGCAAGAAGCCATAGAAGCTGATGGGAAATTCCACAAAGAATAA
- a CDS encoding triose-phosphate isomerase has translation MTKIAMANFKSAMPIYKSHAYLEELEKTLKPQHFDRVFVFPDFLGLLPNSFLHFTLGVQNAYPRDCGAFTGEITSQHLEELKINTLLIGHSERRALLKESPSFLKEKFDFFKSKNFKIVYCIGEALTTREKGLVAVKEFLNEQLENIDLNYPNLVVAYEPIWAIGTKKSASLEDIYLTHGFLKQILNQKTPLLYGGSVNTQNAKEILGIDSVDGLLIGSASWELENFKTIISFL, from the coding sequence ATGACAAAAATTGCTATGGCTAATTTTAAATCCGCTATGCCTATTTATAAAAGCCATGCGTATTTAGAAGAATTAGAAAAGACTTTAAAACCGCAGCATTTTGATAGGGTGTTTGTATTCCCTGATTTTTTGGGGTTATTGCCTAATTCGTTTTTGCATTTCACTTTAGGAGTGCAGAACGCTTACCCTAGAGATTGTGGGGCTTTTACCGGTGAAATCACTTCACAGCATTTAGAGGAACTGAAAATCAACACGCTTTTAATAGGGCATAGCGAGAGGCGAGCGCTTTTAAAGGAAAGCCCTAGCTTTTTGAAAGAAAAGTTTGATTTTTTTAAAAGTAAAAATTTTAAAATTGTTTATTGTATTGGCGAAGCATTAACGACCAGAGAAAAGGGTTTAGTGGCTGTAAAGGAATTTTTAAATGAGCAATTGGAAAATATTGATCTTAATTATCCTAATTTAGTGGTGGCGTATGAGCCTATTTGGGCGATTGGCACAAAAAAGAGCGCTTCTTTAGAAGATATTTATCTCACGCATGGTTTTTTAAAGCAAATTTTAAATCAAAAAACGCCCTTGTTGTATGGGGGGAGCGTGAACACACAAAACGCTAAAGAAATTTTAGGGATTGATAGCGTGGATGGCTTGTTGATCGGGAGCGCGTCTTGGGAATTAGAAAATTTTAAAACAATCATTTCATTTTTATAA
- the fabI gene encoding enoyl-ACP reductase FabI, which produces MGFLKGKKGLIVGVANNKSIAYGIAQSCFNQGATLAFTYLNESLEKRVRPIAQELNSPYVYELDVGKEEHFKSLYNSVKQDLGSLDFIVHSVAFAPKEALEGSLLETSKSAFNTAMEISVYSLIELTNTLKPLLNNGASVLTLSYLGSTKYMAHYNVMGLAKAALESAVRYLAVDLGKHHIRVNALSAGPIRTLASSGIADFRMILKWNEINAPLRKNVSLEEVGNAGMYLLSSLSSGVSGEVHFVDAGYHVMGMGAVEEKDNKAMLSWDLHKEQ; this is translated from the coding sequence ATGGGATTTTTAAAAGGTAAAAAAGGGCTTATTGTGGGGGTGGCAAACAATAAATCCATCGCTTATGGGATCGCTCAATCTTGCTTCAATCAAGGGGCTACTTTGGCTTTCACTTATTTGAATGAGAGCTTAGAAAAGCGCGTGAGGCCTATCGCGCAGGAATTGAATAGTCCCTATGTGTATGAATTAGATGTGGGCAAAGAAGAGCATTTCAAGTCGCTATACAATAGCGTTAAACAGGATTTAGGCTCACTGGATTTTATCGTTCATAGCGTGGCCTTTGCCCCTAAAGAGGCTTTAGAGGGGAGCTTGTTAGAAACTTCTAAAAGCGCGTTTAACACCGCTATGGAAATTTCTGTTTATTCTTTAATAGAGCTGACAAACACCCTAAAACCTTTATTGAATAACGGAGCGTCTGTTTTGACTTTAAGCTATTTGGGCAGCACCAAATACATGGCGCATTACAATGTGATGGGGTTGGCTAAAGCGGCCCTAGAGAGTGCGGTGCGTTATTTAGCGGTGGATTTAGGCAAGCATCATATAAGGGTGAATGCCTTATCGGCCGGGCCTATCAGGACGCTCGCTTCTAGCGGGATCGCTGATTTTAGGATGATTTTAAAATGGAATGAAATCAACGCCCCTTTAAGAAAAAATGTGAGTTTAGAAGAAGTGGGCAATGCCGGAATGTATTTGCTCTCTAGCTTGTCTAGCGGGGTGAGTGGGGAAGTGCATTTTGTGGATGCTGGCTATCATGTTATGGGCATGGGGGCTGTGGAAGAAAAAGACAATAAAGCTATGCTATCGTGGGATTTGCATAAAGAACAATAA
- the lpxD gene encoding UDP-3-O-(3-hydroxymyristoyl)glucosamine N-acyltransferase: MKLSELLSAYSIETEFSNDFEVHALAELDKATPNDISYVDQARYLKLLKDSKAGAVFIRKKESSKVPKRMQALIVDNPHLAFAKASHAFKIPFFKNPESVIEPKHFEKVTIMPNVMIGEGVEIGENSLIYPGVVIADGVKIGKNCILYPRVVLYQNTILEDNVTIHAGSVIGGDGFGYAHTALGEHVKIEHVGIVRIQKNVEIGANTAIDRAVFGETLIKEGVKIDNLVQIGHNCVLGEHSIVVSQVGLSGSTTTGRNVVFGGQVGIGGHLHVGEFTQIGGKSAVGKDLPPNTNFAGAIPAMEIHEWHHFLAHLRTNFRKQQKTSLLQKAKGFFKS, from the coding sequence ATGAAATTAAGCGAATTGTTGAGCGCCTATTCTATTGAAACGGAATTTTCAAACGATTTTGAAGTGCATGCCTTAGCGGAATTGGATAAGGCTACGCCTAATGATATTAGCTATGTTGATCAAGCGCGTTACCTTAAACTTTTAAAAGATTCTAAAGCCGGGGCGGTGTTTATCCGTAAAAAAGAATCTTCTAAAGTGCCAAAACGCATGCAAGCTTTAATCGTGGATAACCCGCATTTAGCCTTTGCCAAAGCTTCGCATGCCTTTAAAATCCCTTTTTTTAAAAACCCAGAAAGCGTTATTGAGCCTAAACATTTTGAAAAAGTAACGATCATGCCTAATGTTATGATTGGAGAGGGCGTAGAAATTGGCGAAAATTCTTTGATTTATCCGGGCGTGGTGATCGCTGATGGGGTCAAAATCGGTAAAAATTGTATTTTGTATCCTCGTGTGGTTTTGTATCAAAACACGATTTTAGAAGACAATGTTACTATCCATGCAGGCAGTGTGATCGGAGGCGATGGCTTTGGTTATGCGCACACCGCTTTAGGAGAGCATGTCAAAATTGAGCATGTGGGGATTGTTAGGATTCAAAAAAATGTAGAAATTGGAGCTAACACAGCGATTGATAGGGCGGTGTTTGGCGAGACTTTGATTAAAGAGGGCGTTAAGATTGATAACCTGGTTCAAATCGGGCATAATTGCGTTTTAGGCGAACACAGTATCGTTGTTTCTCAAGTGGGCTTGAGCGGCTCTACAACCACTGGCCGTAATGTGGTTTTTGGCGGGCAAGTGGGCATTGGGGGGCATTTGCATGTGGGCGAATTCACTCAAATTGGGGGTAAAAGTGCGGTGGGTAAAGACTTGCCCCCTAACACTAATTTTGCCGGAGCGATCCCTGCTATGGAAATCCATGAATGGCACCATTTCCTGGCTCATTTACGAACGAATTTCAGGAAACAGCAAAAAACGAGTTTGTTGCAAAAAGCTAAAGGGTTTTTCAAGTCTTAA
- the metK gene encoding methionine adenosyltransferase has protein sequence MKDSFLFTSESVTEGHPDKMADQISDAVLDYIIERDQKAKVACETLVSNGFCMITGELKTSVYAPMQEIAREVVKKIGYTDALYGFDYRSAAVLNGVGEQSPDINQGVDREDGEIGAGDQGLMFGYACKETETLMPLPIHLAHQLTFALAQKRKDNTLPFLRPDGKSQVSVRYENNKPISIDTIVISTQHSPEVSQKHLKEAVIEEIVYKVLPKEYLHDNIKFFVNPTGKFVIGGPQGDAGLTGRKIIVDTYGGSCPHGGGAFSGKDPSKVDRSAAYAARYVAKNLVASGVCDKATVQLAYAIGVIEPVSIYVNTHNTSKYSSAELEKCVKAVFKLTPKGIIESLDLLRPIYSLTSAYGHFGRELEEFTWEKTNKAEEIKAFFKR, from the coding sequence ATGAAAGATAGTTTTCTTTTCACTTCTGAATCAGTAACCGAGGGGCATCCTGATAAAATGGCTGATCAAATCAGCGATGCGGTTTTAGATTACATTATTGAGCGGGATCAAAAAGCCAAAGTCGCATGCGAGACTTTAGTTTCTAACGGGTTTTGCATGATCACTGGCGAATTAAAAACTTCTGTTTATGCCCCTATGCAAGAGATTGCAAGAGAAGTGGTTAAAAAGATTGGCTATACAGACGCTCTTTATGGCTTTGATTACAGGAGCGCGGCGGTTTTGAATGGCGTTGGCGAGCAAAGCCCCGATATTAATCAAGGCGTGGATAGAGAAGATGGCGAGATTGGGGCAGGGGATCAAGGGCTTATGTTTGGTTATGCGTGCAAGGAGACTGAAACGCTCATGCCCTTACCCATTCATTTAGCGCACCAGCTCACTTTCGCTCTGGCTCAAAAAAGAAAAGACAACACTCTGCCTTTTTTAAGGCCTGATGGCAAGTCTCAAGTGAGCGTGCGTTATGAAAACAACAAGCCTATAAGCATTGATACGATCGTTATTTCCACCCAACATTCCCCAGAAGTTTCGCAAAAGCATTTAAAAGAAGCCGTGATTGAAGAGATCGTGTATAAGGTTTTACCCAAAGAATATTTGCATGACAATATCAAGTTTTTTGTCAATCCTACGGGAAAATTCGTTATCGGTGGGCCGCAAGGCGATGCGGGCTTAACGGGCAGGAAAATCATCGTGGACACTTATGGGGGGAGTTGCCCGCATGGCGGGGGAGCGTTTAGCGGGAAAGACCCCAGTAAAGTGGATAGGAGCGCGGCTTATGCGGCCCGCTATGTGGCTAAAAATTTGGTAGCGAGTGGGGTTTGCGATAAAGCGACCGTGCAGCTTGCTTATGCGATTGGGGTGATAGAGCCAGTGTCTATCTATGTGAACACGCATAACACGAGCAAGTATTCAAGTGCGGAGTTGGAAAAATGCGTGAAAGCGGTTTTCAAACTCACGCCAAAAGGCATTATTGAAAGCTTGGATTTGTTAAGACCCATTTATTCGCTCACTTCAGCTTATGGGCATTTTGGGCGCGAATTAGAGGAATTCACTTGGGAAAAAACCAACAAAGCTGAGGAGATTAAAGCGTTCTTTAAGCGTTAA
- the ndk gene encoding nucleoside-diphosphate kinase: protein MKQRTLSIIKPDALKKKVVGKIIDRFESNGLEVIAMKRLHLSVKDAENFYAIHRERPFFKDLIEFMVSGPVVVMVLEGKDAVAKNRDLMGATDPKLAQKGTIRADFAESIDANAVHGSDSLENAHNEIAFFFAARDL, encoded by the coding sequence TTGAAACAAAGAACGCTGTCTATTATTAAACCGGATGCACTTAAGAAAAAAGTGGTAGGCAAAATCATTGATCGCTTTGAGAGTAACGGCTTGGAAGTGATTGCTATGAAACGCTTGCATTTGAGCGTTAAAGACGCTGAAAACTTTTATGCGATCCACAGAGAGAGACCCTTTTTTAAAGATTTGATAGAATTTATGGTCAGTGGTCCGGTGGTGGTTATGGTTTTAGAGGGCAAAGATGCGGTGGCTAAAAACAGAGATCTTATGGGAGCGACTGATCCCAAACTCGCTCAAAAAGGCACTATCAGAGCGGATTTTGCTGAAAGCATTGACGCTAATGCGGTGCATGGGAGCGATAGCTTAGAAAACGCGCACAATGAAATCGCTTTCTTTTTTGCCGCTAGAGATCTTTAA
- the rpmF gene encoding 50S ribosomal protein L32 produces the protein MAVPDRRVSKTRAAKRRTHYSVKLAKPVKAKDGTWKLPHHINKFTKEY, from the coding sequence ATGGCAGTACCTGATAGAAGAGTGAGTAAGACAAGAGCGGCAAAAAGGCGCACGCATTATAGCGTTAAGTTGGCTAAACCTGTGAAAGCCAAAGATGGCACTTGGAAGCTTCCCCACCATATTAACAAATTTACTAAAGAATACTAG
- the plsX gene encoding phosphate acyltransferase PlsX, whose translation MKIVIDLMGADHGVLPIIEGVSRALENKSFSAVLVGDKDKATPFISKELASKVEMIHTQDYIKMEEAATEAIKRKESSIYLGMDILKNGADALISAGHSGATMGLATLRLGRIKGVERPAICTLMPSVGKRPSVLLDAGANTDCKPEYLIDFALMGYEYAKSVLHYDSPKVGLLSNGEEDIKGNMLVKETHKMLKAYDFFYGNVEGSDIFKGVVDVVVCDGFMGNVVLKTTEGVASAIGSIFKDEIKSSFKSKMGALMLKNAFGILKQKTDYAEYGGAPLLGVNKSVIISHGKSNARAIECAIYQAISAVESQVCLRITQAFESLKPSVSAHQSDQQDA comes from the coding sequence ATGAAAATTGTAATAGACTTAATGGGGGCTGACCATGGGGTTTTACCCATTATTGAGGGAGTCTCAAGGGCTTTAGAGAATAAGAGTTTTAGTGCGGTTTTAGTGGGGGATAAAGACAAAGCGACCCCTTTTATTTCTAAAGAGTTAGCCAGCAAAGTGGAAATGATCCACACGCAAGATTATATTAAAATGGAAGAAGCCGCCACCGAGGCGATTAAGCGTAAGGAATCTTCCATTTACTTGGGCATGGATATTCTAAAAAATGGGGCTGACGCTTTGATTTCAGCGGGGCATAGTGGGGCGACTATGGGTTTAGCGACCTTGCGTTTAGGGCGTATCAAGGGGGTTGAAAGGCCTGCTATTTGCACTTTAATGCCTAGCGTTGGCAAACGCCCTAGCGTGCTGTTAGACGCGGGAGCGAACACGGATTGCAAGCCTGAGTATTTGATTGATTTTGCTCTTATGGGGTATGAATACGCTAAAAGCGTGCTGCATTATGATAGCCCTAAGGTGGGTCTTTTGAGTAATGGCGAAGAAGATATTAAAGGGAACATGCTCGTTAAAGAAACGCATAAAATGCTGAAAGCTTATGACTTCTTTTATGGCAATGTGGAGGGGAGCGATATTTTCAAAGGGGTTGTGGATGTGGTGGTTTGCGATGGCTTTATGGGGAATGTGGTCTTAAAGACAACAGAAGGGGTCGCTAGCGCAATAGGCTCTATTTTTAAAGATGAAATTAAAAGCTCTTTTAAATCTAAAATGGGGGCTTTGATGCTTAAGAATGCGTTTGGTATTTTAAAACAAAAAACCGATTACGCTGAATATGGGGGGGCACCGCTTTTAGGCGTGAATAAAAGCGTGATCATTAGCCATGGCAAGAGCAACGCTAGAGCGATTGAATGCGCGATTTATCAGGCTATTAGCGCTGTTGAAAGTCAGGTTTGTTTGAGAATCACTCAAGCGTTTGAGAGCTTGAAGCCTAGCGTTTCTGCACATCAAAGCGATCAGCAAGACGCTTAA
- a CDS encoding ketoacyl-ACP synthase III, which yields MEFYASLKSIAMHVPNECVKNAEFQQFLDTSDEWIEKRTGIKERRFASNEEKSSDLGVIAAKQAIERAHLTPQDIDLVVVATLSPDFLAMPSTACVLSAKLGIENKPAFDISAACTGFIYLLSVAKAYVESGMCENVLIVGAEKTSSVLDFKDRGTCILFGDGAGACVIGRTKHLKESILDVQISANGNFSNYLYTPRTLKPTPFNAKEEALEPFLCMKGNEVFKLAVKTLLKDVEMILEKNALKPEDVRLFIPHQANFRIIQAVREHLDFKDEQVVLTVHKYGNTSAASIPMAMCEAYEEGRLKKGDLMLLDAFGGGLTWGSALVYFGG from the coding sequence ATGGAATTTTACGCCTCTCTTAAATCCATTGCGATGCATGTTCCAAACGAGTGTGTGAAAAATGCAGAGTTCCAGCAATTTTTGGATACCAGCGATGAATGGATAGAAAAAAGGACCGGTATCAAAGAACGCCGTTTCGCTAGTAATGAAGAAAAAAGCAGCGATTTAGGGGTAATAGCGGCTAAACAGGCCATAGAGAGAGCGCATTTAACCCCACAAGACATTGATTTGGTGGTTGTAGCGACCTTAAGCCCTGATTTTTTGGCCATGCCTTCAACCGCTTGCGTGTTGAGCGCGAAATTAGGCATTGAAAACAAACCGGCGTTTGATATTTCAGCCGCTTGCACGGGTTTTATTTATTTATTATCGGTGGCTAAGGCTTATGTTGAGAGCGGGATGTGCGAAAATGTGCTGATTGTGGGGGCAGAAAAAACGAGCAGCGTGTTAGATTTTAAAGATAGGGGGACTTGTATTTTATTTGGCGATGGGGCTGGGGCGTGCGTGATAGGCAGAACCAAGCATTTAAAAGAAAGCATTTTAGATGTGCAGATTTCAGCGAATGGGAATTTTTCTAATTATCTTTATACGCCAAGGACTCTAAAACCCACGCCCTTTAACGCTAAAGAAGAAGCTTTAGAGCCTTTTTTGTGCATGAAAGGCAATGAAGTGTTTAAACTAGCGGTAAAAACGCTTTTAAAAGATGTGGAAATGATCTTAGAAAAAAACGCTCTCAAACCTGAAGATGTGCGTTTGTTTATCCCGCATCAAGCTAATTTTAGGATTATTCAAGCGGTGCGGGAGCATTTGGATTTTAAAGATGAGCAAGTGGTTTTAACCGTCCATAAATACGGCAACACTTCAGCAGCCAGTATCCCTATGGCCATGTGTGAAGCTTATGAAGAGGGTCGTTTGAAAAAGGGCGATTTAATGCTTTTAGACGCTTTTGGTGGGGGATTGACTTGGGGTTCAGCGTTGGTGTATTTTGGAGGGTAA
- a CDS encoding Mrp/NBP35 family ATP-binding protein, which produces MKFHALSFFENANLIYNVKLNKTCYKENPNTIILRIKMLTQEDVLNALKTIIYPNFEKDIVSFGFVKNIALHDKQLGLLIEIPSSSEETSAILRENISKAMQEIGVKALNLDIKTPPKPQAPKPTAKNLAKNIKHVVMISSGKGGVGKSTTSVNLSIALANLNQKVGLLDADVYGPNIPRMMGLQNADVIMDPSGKKLIPLKAFGVSVMSMGLLYDEGQSLIWRGPMLMRAIEQMLSDIIWGDLDVLVVDMPPGTGDAQLTLAQAVPLSAGITVTTPQIVSLDDAKRSLDMFKKLHIPIAGIVENMGSFVCEHCKKESEIFGSNSMNELLEAYHTRILAKLPLEPKVRLGGDRGEPIVISHPNSVSAKIFEKMAQDLSAFLDKVEKEKLADNKDIQPTQTHACSH; this is translated from the coding sequence ATAAAATTTCATGCCCTATCCTTTTTTGAAAACGCAAATTTAATTTATAATGTAAAATTAAACAAAACATGCTATAAAGAAAATCCAAATACTATCATTTTAAGGATTAAAATGCTCACCCAAGAAGATGTCTTAAACGCGTTAAAAACGATTATTTACCCTAATTTTGAAAAGGATATTGTCAGCTTTGGTTTTGTCAAAAATATCGCTTTGCATGACAAGCAATTAGGGCTTTTAATAGAAATCCCCTCAAGCTCTGAAGAAACGAGCGCGATTTTAAGGGAAAATATCTCCAAAGCGATGCAAGAAATAGGTGTGAAGGCTTTGAATTTGGATATTAAAACCCCACCTAAACCGCAAGCCCCAAAGCCCACCGCTAAAAATCTGGCTAAAAACATTAAACATGTAGTTATGATAAGCTCTGGGAAAGGCGGTGTGGGTAAAAGCACCACCAGCGTGAATTTAAGCATCGCTTTAGCGAATTTGAACCAAAAAGTGGGGTTACTAGACGCTGATGTGTATGGCCCTAATATCCCCAGAATGATGGGCTTACAAAACGCTGATGTGATCATGGATCCTAGCGGTAAAAAACTCATTCCTTTAAAAGCTTTTGGCGTTTCTGTGATGAGCATGGGGCTTTTGTATGATGAAGGGCAGAGTCTCATTTGGAGAGGACCCATGCTTATGCGAGCGATTGAGCAGATGCTAAGCGATATTATTTGGGGGGATTTAGATGTGCTAGTGGTGGATATGCCCCCAGGAACAGGCGATGCGCAACTCACGCTAGCCCAAGCTGTGCCATTGAGCGCAGGAATTACTGTTACTACGCCTCAAATAGTGAGTTTAGATGACGCTAAACGGAGTTTGGACATGTTTAAGAAACTACACATTCCTATTGCAGGCATTGTAGAAAATATGGGGAGTTTTGTGTGTGAGCATTGCAAGAAAGAGAGTGAGATTTTTGGCTCAAATTCCATGAATGAATTGTTAGAAGCTTACCACACGCGGATTTTAGCCAAGCTCCCTTTAGAGCCTAAAGTGCGTTTAGGTGGGGATAGGGGCGAACCGATTGTGATCTCTCACCCTAACAGCGTGAGCGCTAAGATTTTTGAAAAAATGGCGCAAGATTTAAGCGCTTTTTTAGACAAAGTAGAAAAAGAAAAACTAGCCGATAACAAGGACATCCAGCCCACACAAACGCATGCTTGCTCGCATTAG